A window from Corynebacterium urogenitale encodes these proteins:
- a CDS encoding phosphoribosyltransferase: MTTSETANPDREVLTYEKFGHVVREMAQTIVDDWQPDIILSVARGGFFLGGGLGYAIGLKAVSVLNVEFYTGINERLDEPVILAPTPSPAELGGMKVLVADDVADSGRTLKMVKDFLAPHAKEVRTAVLYEKPSTVIHPDYVWKYTDKWIDFPWSCLPTVVPSGSEEEAKPGH; the protein is encoded by the coding sequence ATGACTACCTCCGAAACCGCGAATCCGGACCGCGAGGTCCTCACCTACGAAAAATTCGGGCACGTCGTACGGGAGATGGCGCAGACCATTGTCGATGACTGGCAGCCAGACATTATTCTCTCTGTCGCGCGCGGCGGATTCTTCCTAGGCGGTGGCCTGGGCTACGCGATCGGCCTCAAAGCTGTCAGCGTGCTGAACGTGGAATTCTACACCGGTATCAATGAACGGCTCGATGAGCCGGTGATCCTCGCCCCTACCCCCTCTCCCGCCGAACTTGGAGGCATGAAGGTCCTCGTCGCTGATGACGTCGCAGATTCGGGCCGCACTCTGAAGATGGTCAAGGATTTCCTCGCCCCTCACGCGAAGGAAGTTCGTACGGCAGTGCTCTATGAGAAGCCTAGTACCGTCATCCACCCTGATTATGTCTGGAAGTACACAGACAAATGGATAGATTTCCCGTGGTCCTGCCTACCAACCGTGGTTCCCTCTGGCTCCGAGGAAGAGGCTAAGCCAGGACACTAG
- the gndA gene encoding NADP-dependent phosphogluconate dehydrogenase: MTNSSATSTSAQSTEGTAQIGVVGLAVMGSNIARNFARHGHTVAVYNRTTAKTDAFMEEFGDTGSFVPSSTIEEFVASLERPRRALIMVAAGSGTDAVINQLADAMDEGDIIIDGGNALYTDTIRREKEMSERNLMFVGAGISGGEEGALNGPAIMPGGPKESYESLGPLLESISAQVDGTPCCTHIGPDGAGHFVKMVHNGIEYADMQVIGEAYHLLRHSAGMDPAEIAEVFREWNKGDLESYLVEITAEVLAQVDVETGKPLVDIIVDSAGQKGTGRWTVKSALDLGIPVTGIGEAVFARALSSARDQRVAAHDKLPSGTLAGAIDPAAREQFIEDVRRALYASKLVAYAQGFDQIIAGSKEYGWDLDPKDMATIWRGGCIIRAQFLNRIREAYETNPELPSLLLDGYFNGELEGLIDSWRNIVVTATQQGLPVPVFASSLSYYDALRAERLPAALIQGQRDFFGAHTYGRVDRPGAFHTLWSGERNEVEA; the protein is encoded by the coding sequence ATGACTAATTCCTCCGCGACTTCCACGTCCGCACAGTCCACTGAAGGTACCGCCCAGATTGGCGTCGTTGGCTTGGCCGTCATGGGCTCCAACATCGCCCGCAACTTCGCACGCCACGGTCACACGGTGGCCGTGTACAACCGCACGACCGCCAAGACTGACGCGTTCATGGAGGAGTTTGGCGACACCGGATCATTCGTTCCGTCCTCCACCATTGAGGAATTCGTCGCCTCCCTGGAACGCCCGCGCCGGGCTCTCATTATGGTCGCCGCTGGCTCTGGAACGGACGCCGTGATCAACCAGCTCGCCGATGCCATGGACGAGGGCGACATCATTATCGACGGCGGCAACGCTCTGTACACGGATACCATCCGCCGCGAGAAGGAAATGTCCGAGCGAAACCTCATGTTCGTCGGCGCTGGCATCTCCGGTGGTGAGGAAGGTGCACTCAACGGCCCAGCCATCATGCCTGGCGGCCCTAAGGAGTCCTACGAGTCCCTGGGTCCGCTCCTGGAATCTATCTCCGCCCAGGTGGACGGCACTCCATGCTGCACCCACATCGGCCCTGACGGTGCAGGCCACTTCGTCAAGATGGTCCACAACGGCATCGAGTACGCCGATATGCAGGTCATTGGCGAGGCCTACCACCTGCTGCGCCACTCCGCTGGCATGGACCCAGCCGAAATTGCCGAGGTCTTCCGCGAATGGAACAAGGGTGACCTGGAATCCTACCTGGTGGAAATCACCGCGGAGGTGCTCGCGCAGGTCGATGTAGAAACCGGCAAGCCTCTGGTTGACATCATCGTGGACTCTGCTGGCCAGAAGGGCACGGGCCGCTGGACCGTGAAGTCCGCACTGGATCTCGGCATCCCGGTCACCGGCATTGGCGAGGCAGTGTTTGCCCGCGCTTTGTCCTCGGCCCGCGATCAGCGCGTCGCTGCCCACGATAAGTTGCCTTCTGGCACGCTTGCTGGCGCTATCGACCCGGCAGCCCGTGAGCAGTTCATCGAGGACGTCCGTCGTGCCCTGTACGCATCCAAGTTGGTTGCTTATGCTCAGGGCTTTGACCAGATCATCGCCGGTTCCAAGGAGTACGGCTGGGATCTGGATCCGAAGGATATGGCGACGATCTGGCGTGGTGGATGCATCATCCGCGCCCAGTTCCTCAACCGCATCCGCGAAGCATATGAGACCAATCCGGAGCTTCCGTCCCTGCTACTCGATGGCTACTTCAACGGCGAGTTGGAAGGCCTGATCGACTCCTGGCGCAACATTGTGGTTACCGCTACGCAGCAGGGTCTGCCGGTTCCGGTTTTCGCCTCCTCTTTGTCCTACTACGACGCTCTCCGTGCAGAGCGCCTGCCTGCCGCTCTGATCCAGGGGCAGCGTGACTTCTTCGGCGCCCACACCTACGGCCGAGTGGATCGCCCCGGCGCATTCCACACCCTGTGGTCCGGCGAGCGTAACGAGGTCGAGGCCTAA
- a CDS encoding FAD-binding dehydrogenase, with amino-acid sequence MNTTPSASNFNADVIVVGAGLAGLVATYEAVRSGLKVLVVDQENRNNLGGQAFWSLGGLFYVNSPEQRMMGVKDSEELAWRDWENTAQYDDAENDYWPRRWGREYVRFAAQEKRDYLKGLGLNVIPTVGWAERGSGDASGHGNSVPRFHLTWGTGPEVVRVFREPIEEFEKEGKVSFLFRHQVDELITEDDANGPRVVGVRGTVLANAPEERGVASNRDKAGEFELRAAAVAVTSGGIGGNLDLVRRTWPEDRWGPAPKDMVQGVPAHVDGRMIEISKKAGARLTNTDRMWHYPEGMQNWDSIWPTHGIRIIPGPSSMWFDAEGKRLPNTIIPGGDNLKGLAHVGRTGHGYSWFVLNKSIVDKEFIFSGSEQNPDLTIKKVKNLLSKVGPGTHPAIRNFMDHGEDWVIADTLGELVDGMNRLVGPDAPQIDVADLRRQIEDRDSQIDNKFSKDYQVNYIRTARGYLGDKIVRCQAPHKLLDESRGPLIAVRLRILTRKTLGGIETDLDGRCLQSDGSPLPGLYAAGEVAGFGGGGMHGKNALEGTFLGGCIHSGKRVGEHLKKYVDTVK; translated from the coding sequence GTGAATACCACCCCCTCTGCTTCCAATTTCAATGCTGATGTCATCGTTGTCGGTGCTGGCCTGGCTGGTCTGGTAGCGACGTATGAGGCCGTTCGTAGTGGCCTGAAGGTTCTGGTTGTGGACCAGGAAAACCGGAACAACCTCGGTGGACAGGCCTTCTGGTCCCTCGGCGGCCTGTTTTATGTCAATAGCCCCGAGCAGCGCATGATGGGCGTGAAGGATTCCGAGGAGCTGGCGTGGCGCGACTGGGAGAACACCGCCCAGTATGATGACGCGGAAAATGATTACTGGCCACGCCGTTGGGGCCGCGAGTACGTGCGCTTCGCAGCGCAGGAAAAGCGTGATTACCTCAAGGGTCTCGGGCTCAACGTGATCCCAACTGTCGGTTGGGCGGAGCGCGGTTCAGGTGACGCTTCCGGCCACGGTAACTCTGTCCCTCGATTCCACCTCACCTGGGGAACTGGCCCAGAGGTCGTGCGAGTCTTCCGCGAACCAATCGAGGAGTTCGAGAAGGAAGGCAAGGTGTCTTTCCTCTTCCGCCACCAGGTTGACGAGCTCATCACCGAGGACGACGCCAATGGCCCCCGTGTTGTAGGCGTCCGCGGAACGGTTCTAGCGAATGCTCCGGAAGAGCGCGGCGTGGCGTCGAACAGGGATAAGGCCGGTGAGTTTGAACTCCGTGCCGCTGCTGTGGCGGTGACCTCAGGAGGCATCGGCGGAAACCTGGATCTGGTGCGCCGCACCTGGCCGGAGGATCGCTGGGGGCCAGCACCGAAGGACATGGTGCAGGGCGTGCCAGCGCACGTGGATGGCCGCATGATCGAGATTTCGAAGAAGGCCGGTGCGCGCCTGACGAACACCGACCGCATGTGGCACTACCCGGAGGGTATGCAGAACTGGGATTCCATCTGGCCAACCCACGGTATTCGTATCATCCCAGGCCCGTCCTCCATGTGGTTCGACGCCGAGGGTAAGCGCCTGCCGAACACCATCATCCCTGGTGGCGACAACCTCAAGGGTTTGGCGCACGTTGGACGCACAGGACACGGTTACTCCTGGTTTGTGCTGAACAAGTCCATCGTTGACAAGGAATTCATCTTCTCCGGCTCCGAGCAGAATCCGGATCTGACCATTAAGAAGGTAAAGAACCTGCTGAGCAAGGTTGGTCCGGGAACCCACCCGGCGATCCGAAACTTCATGGATCACGGCGAGGATTGGGTGATCGCTGACACGCTGGGTGAGCTCGTTGATGGCATGAACCGTCTCGTGGGCCCAGATGCGCCTCAGATTGATGTGGCGGATCTGCGCCGTCAGATTGAGGACCGTGATAGCCAGATCGACAATAAGTTCTCCAAGGACTACCAGGTCAACTACATCCGTACCGCTCGCGGCTACTTGGGTGACAAGATTGTGCGCTGCCAAGCTCCGCACAAGCTGCTCGACGAGTCCCGCGGACCGCTGATCGCCGTGCGCCTGCGCATCCTCACGCGCAAGACCTTGGGCGGTATCGAGACGGATCTGGACGGCCGCTGCCTGCAGTCCGATGGTTCTCCGCTGCCGGGTCTGTACGCGGCTGGTGAGGTTGCCGGCTTCGGTGGTGGCGGCATGCACGGCAAGAATGCCTTGGAAGGTACGTTCCTCGGTGGCTGCATCCACTCAGGCAAGCGCGTGGGTGAGCACTTGAAGAAGTACGTGGACACCGTCAAGTAA
- a CDS encoding SDR family NAD(P)-dependent oxidoreductase encodes MKPINYRKETVLITGASSGLGVEFARRLAAKGANLVLVARREGRLRALAELLSESYGIRAVAVAKDLSVPGAGTALKDELDGQNIVVTSLINNAGFANYSPFDQLDAKALHNEIAVNIDALVELTRAYLPSFTKRGSGFLVNVSSIAGMQPSPGLAVYGASKAFVLNFTEALWAENRRHGVRILALCPGPTETEFFHVAGSDKADGGLKRMEPEDVVNDCLSTLEKKSPPPSRVVGTSNEVLTTIAGFLPRRIVARLTHMRMKH; translated from the coding sequence ATGAAACCGATAAATTACCGCAAGGAAACCGTCCTCATTACCGGTGCGAGCTCTGGGCTCGGCGTAGAGTTCGCTCGCCGTTTAGCAGCAAAGGGAGCCAACCTGGTCCTCGTAGCTCGACGTGAGGGGCGTCTGCGAGCTCTCGCCGAGTTGTTATCCGAGTCCTATGGCATCCGTGCCGTAGCCGTTGCCAAAGATCTCTCCGTACCCGGTGCGGGAACGGCGCTCAAGGACGAACTCGATGGCCAGAACATTGTGGTGACGTCCTTGATCAATAACGCCGGATTCGCGAATTACTCCCCCTTCGACCAGCTCGACGCCAAGGCACTACACAATGAGATTGCTGTCAATATTGATGCTCTCGTCGAGCTCACCCGCGCCTACCTACCGTCATTCACCAAGCGCGGTTCCGGCTTCTTAGTCAACGTCTCCAGCATCGCAGGAATGCAGCCCTCCCCTGGCTTGGCCGTCTACGGAGCATCCAAAGCCTTCGTCTTGAACTTCACCGAAGCCCTCTGGGCCGAAAATCGACGCCACGGCGTGCGCATCCTCGCACTGTGTCCCGGACCGACTGAAACGGAGTTTTTCCACGTTGCAGGGTCGGACAAGGCCGATGGAGGGCTCAAGCGGATGGAGCCAGAGGATGTGGTCAACGACTGCCTGAGCACACTAGAGAAGAAATCCCCACCGCCGTCCCGAGTTGTAGGGACCTCCAATGAGGTGCTGACAACCATCGCAGGTTTCCTCCCCCGCCGAATCGTTGCACGACTCACGCACATGCGGATGAAACACTAA
- a CDS encoding DEAD/DEAH box helicase: MADTSTTFADLGLPLSLVQALKSEGIVHPFPIQARAIPQALEGRDVLGRGPTGSGKTFTFGLPIISKLTRGASRPQSPRAVILVPTRELATQVRSRLEPLANAAGQRVLEVVGGVKITHNIRALARPVDILVATPGRAQDLLEQRHLTFDDVQIVALDEADQMADMGFLPQVTKLLNRIPKQAQHLLFSATLDGDVQILVDKFMKDPVEHSTGEAKVRVDSMTHYLGVVPDGPARNQMVVELGKLSTRTIMFVRTKYAVDRMAKKLLKAGVAAVALHGNKGQNTRTAAIEDFTSGAAQVLVATDIAARGIDITGVDLVVHADVPAEHKAYVHRAGRTARAGTSGTVVTLTFPDAVDDALKLLKKAGVEPEQLSAEELLQKISTLKGRQ, encoded by the coding sequence TTGGCGGATACGTCGACCACCTTCGCGGACCTTGGCCTACCGCTTTCCTTGGTGCAGGCGCTGAAGTCCGAGGGGATTGTGCACCCCTTCCCCATTCAGGCTCGGGCCATCCCTCAAGCTTTGGAGGGGCGAGACGTGCTGGGGCGTGGCCCGACGGGATCCGGCAAGACCTTCACCTTCGGTTTGCCGATCATCTCCAAGCTCACCCGTGGTGCCTCCCGTCCGCAGTCTCCACGTGCAGTGATCCTCGTGCCAACGCGAGAATTGGCCACACAGGTTCGCTCCCGCCTGGAGCCACTGGCTAATGCTGCCGGGCAACGTGTTCTGGAAGTTGTGGGCGGAGTGAAGATCACCCACAATATTCGAGCCCTCGCCCGGCCAGTGGACATCCTCGTTGCCACCCCTGGTCGTGCCCAGGACCTGCTGGAACAACGGCACCTCACGTTCGATGATGTACAAATTGTTGCTCTGGATGAGGCCGACCAGATGGCGGATATGGGCTTTCTCCCACAGGTGACGAAGCTGCTCAATCGCATCCCGAAGCAGGCACAGCATCTTCTGTTCAGTGCGACGTTGGACGGGGATGTACAGATCCTGGTGGACAAGTTCATGAAGGATCCGGTGGAGCACTCTACGGGCGAAGCAAAGGTGCGCGTGGATTCGATGACGCACTACCTCGGTGTTGTCCCTGACGGTCCGGCGCGCAATCAGATGGTGGTGGAACTGGGCAAACTGTCCACCCGAACGATCATGTTCGTGCGTACAAAATACGCTGTTGATCGGATGGCCAAGAAGTTACTCAAAGCCGGGGTGGCGGCCGTTGCTTTGCATGGCAACAAGGGTCAAAACACGCGAACTGCGGCCATTGAGGACTTCACTTCGGGTGCTGCCCAGGTTCTCGTCGCCACGGATATTGCCGCTCGCGGCATCGATATCACCGGGGTGGATTTGGTCGTCCACGCCGATGTGCCAGCCGAGCACAAAGCCTACGTCCACCGTGCCGGACGTACCGCGCGCGCCGGGACCTCCGGTACAGTCGTCACTCTGACCTTTCCCGATGCGGTCGATGATGCACTGAAGCTGCTGAAGAAGGCAGGCGTGGAACCGGAGCAACTTTCCGCGGAAGAATTGCTGCAGAAGATTTCAACCTTGAAGGGACGCCAATAG
- a CDS encoding amidase family protein, which translates to MSQSIPLPADVALLAPSEQQEQVPWHRLDVRGWSARTLSAEHSAEEGVRASVERIDRLNPTYNAVSVLLEREALAQARALDEAAEAEDFRPGALHGVPILIKEEVDVRGCPTTFGTNANPTPKDEDSLIVTRLREAGAIILGKTLMPAFGAFPFTESEAFGITRNPYDPQRTPGGSSGGSAVAVATGMVPVAIGGDGGGSIRIPSAHCGLTGLKPARGSVPTAPYADLWLALGTSGPIARCVEDCAIVFDVISAQQTSRPHELGALAYSEPLTIGVSTAPATPGMRVHKDHLQGVRRAWEALEESGHTVREVTLDHPDPTAAFVVQFLGGIAQEIRGFEFPDRIEARHKRTKALALWVTPKVQQWAMKFSERFGSLLDEQLDGLDALLTPALAHRPSKVGKGLKYGTLGTQIASLPSIAFSAQWNVSGHAAMALPVGLGGDGLPVGVQLVGPRGEADLLRVSRELERVLREHA; encoded by the coding sequence GTGAGCCAGTCCATCCCCCTTCCCGCAGATGTAGCGCTATTGGCACCTTCTGAACAACAGGAACAGGTGCCATGGCATCGTCTCGATGTGAGAGGGTGGAGTGCGCGCACGCTGTCCGCGGAGCATTCGGCGGAGGAGGGCGTGCGAGCCAGCGTGGAGCGCATCGACAGGCTCAATCCCACGTACAATGCCGTCTCTGTGCTCCTTGAACGGGAGGCGCTTGCGCAAGCTCGGGCGCTTGATGAGGCAGCTGAGGCAGAGGATTTTCGCCCAGGCGCGCTGCACGGTGTGCCAATCCTCATCAAGGAAGAGGTTGATGTTCGCGGCTGTCCCACGACTTTTGGTACGAATGCGAATCCGACACCGAAGGACGAAGACTCACTGATCGTGACCCGCTTGCGGGAGGCCGGGGCGATCATTCTCGGCAAGACCCTCATGCCGGCGTTCGGGGCTTTCCCCTTCACCGAGTCCGAGGCTTTTGGCATTACCCGCAATCCTTATGACCCGCAGCGCACCCCTGGAGGTTCGTCGGGTGGTTCTGCGGTGGCTGTGGCTACGGGAATGGTTCCGGTGGCCATCGGCGGCGATGGTGGCGGTTCGATTCGCATCCCTTCGGCGCATTGCGGCTTGACGGGGCTGAAGCCGGCGCGAGGAAGCGTTCCCACGGCCCCGTACGCCGACTTGTGGTTGGCTTTAGGCACCTCTGGGCCGATCGCCCGTTGTGTTGAGGATTGCGCCATTGTGTTCGACGTCATCAGTGCGCAGCAGACATCGCGCCCTCATGAGCTAGGAGCGTTAGCATACTCAGAGCCCTTAACGATAGGTGTCAGCACCGCGCCGGCGACTCCGGGTATGCGCGTGCATAAAGACCATCTTCAGGGCGTCCGTCGAGCCTGGGAAGCCTTGGAAGAATCTGGCCATACGGTCCGCGAGGTGACCCTGGACCATCCAGATCCAACCGCGGCATTTGTGGTTCAGTTCCTGGGAGGCATCGCCCAGGAGATTCGTGGGTTCGAGTTTCCAGATCGGATCGAGGCTCGTCACAAGCGCACGAAGGCTTTGGCGCTGTGGGTGACGCCCAAGGTTCAGCAGTGGGCAATGAAGTTTTCCGAACGCTTTGGGTCTCTCTTGGATGAGCAGCTGGACGGCCTCGATGCGCTGCTGACACCTGCTCTAGCTCACCGTCCGTCGAAGGTAGGGAAGGGGTTGAAGTACGGCACGCTCGGTACACAGATCGCCTCATTGCCGTCGATTGCTTTTAGCGCGCAGTGGAATGTGTCAGGTCACGCTGCGATGGCGCTTCCTGTGGGCCTAGGTGGCGATGGATTGCCGGTCGGCGTGCAGCTGGTTGGTCCGCGCGGTGAAGCGGATCTCCTGCGCGTTAGTCGCGAGCTGGAGCGGGTACTGCGCGAACACGCTTAG
- a CDS encoding NAD(P)/FAD-dependent oxidoreductase: protein MTTTPYRPSGGRHHVVIIGAGFGGLFAAKKFKDADVSVTIVDRTNHHLFQPLLYQVATGILSSGEIAPSIRQILADQENVRVVKGEVRNISLEDHTVTADLGGKDEVLDYDSLIVAAGAGQSYFGNEHFAEFAPGMKSIDDALEIRARVTGAFERAEITDDPKERERLLTFVVVGAGPTGVELAGQLAEMAHRTLKDEFREINTKNTRILLIDGGPQVLMPFGKRLGRKAARSLEALGVEVIPNSLVTNVNKEGVTFKDMKTDAETTVPAYCKIWSAGVAASPLGKHIADQAGVEVDRAGRVSVNKDLTVGEYRNVFVVGDMINLDRLPGVAQVAMQGGQYAARTIIDQVENRTSPAARPPFDYFDKGSMAIVSRFNAVVKMNKAEVSGFVGWLMWLVLHLLYMVGFRNRAVAAFSWGLNSVSRRRWQLVATRQQLHARNALRKLRELEDKEGIRSIEVRDNLRFGEGRDTRAVSD, encoded by the coding sequence ATGACTACCACCCCATACCGCCCATCCGGCGGTCGCCACCACGTCGTTATCATCGGCGCTGGCTTCGGTGGCCTCTTCGCGGCCAAGAAGTTTAAGGATGCAGACGTATCCGTAACCATCGTGGACCGCACCAACCACCACCTGTTCCAGCCGCTGCTTTACCAGGTGGCAACGGGTATCCTCTCCTCCGGCGAGATCGCGCCTTCGATTCGCCAGATCCTCGCTGATCAGGAGAACGTTCGTGTGGTCAAGGGTGAAGTCCGCAACATTAGCCTCGAGGATCACACTGTGACCGCTGACCTGGGCGGCAAGGATGAGGTGCTGGATTACGATAGCCTCATCGTCGCCGCTGGCGCCGGCCAGTCCTACTTCGGTAATGAGCACTTCGCGGAGTTCGCGCCGGGCATGAAGTCCATCGACGATGCACTGGAAATTCGCGCTCGCGTCACGGGTGCTTTCGAGCGTGCCGAGATCACTGATGACCCTAAGGAACGCGAGCGTCTGCTGACTTTCGTGGTTGTTGGTGCTGGCCCGACTGGTGTGGAACTCGCCGGTCAGCTCGCTGAGATGGCCCACCGCACTCTCAAGGACGAATTCCGCGAGATCAATACGAAGAACACGCGCATCCTCCTCATCGACGGCGGTCCACAAGTCCTCATGCCGTTCGGCAAGCGTCTGGGGCGCAAGGCCGCACGTTCCCTGGAAGCATTGGGCGTTGAAGTCATTCCGAACTCCCTGGTGACCAACGTCAACAAGGAGGGCGTGACCTTCAAGGACATGAAGACTGACGCTGAGACGACCGTCCCCGCATACTGCAAGATCTGGTCCGCTGGTGTCGCCGCTTCCCCACTGGGCAAGCACATCGCGGACCAGGCAGGTGTTGAGGTCGATCGCGCTGGCCGCGTGTCCGTAAACAAGGATCTGACCGTCGGCGAGTACCGCAACGTTTTCGTTGTGGGCGACATGATTAACCTCGACCGCCTCCCAGGTGTGGCACAGGTCGCGATGCAGGGTGGTCAGTACGCTGCACGCACAATCATCGATCAGGTCGAGAACCGCACTTCTCCTGCCGCTCGCCCTCCATTCGACTACTTCGATAAGGGCTCCATGGCCATCGTCTCCCGCTTCAACGCTGTGGTGAAGATGAATAAGGCCGAGGTCTCCGGCTTTGTTGGCTGGCTCATGTGGCTGGTGCTGCACCTGCTGTACATGGTTGGTTTCCGCAACCGTGCTGTTGCAGCGTTCTCCTGGGGTCTGAACTCCGTTTCTCGACGCCGCTGGCAGCTGGTCGCCACGCGCCAGCAGCTGCACGCGCGTAACGCTCTGCGAAAGCTGCGCGAGCTGGAGGATAAGGAAGGCATTCGCTCCATCGAGGTGCGCGACAACCTGCGCTTCGGTGAAGGTCGCGACACCCGCGCTGTCTCCGACTAA
- a CDS encoding class I SAM-dependent methyltransferase: MPNVVLLVTSGGLGGVRTTVDQYIDEERWPNLAEPPRTRFQGLRARDVTERLEALLQDQGVSLQSGSTPNMVVRDGLVIDRIVADGWLGLAEGYLAAEWTAEPLVEVLKVILSQPLERKASHFLGRLGSKDRHDFGGVRPGEIPEGLVELYAGSTRATGAALFASSSRTSSTERVSVQSGSSSRTTESWPIDITYFGQPDPVERQDLDAAQIRRIDAMLDEAGVRPGDRVLELPSSGGQLAVQAALRGASVDVLTSDEDHADAVEARVRAAGVAGAVRVELIDGSIPSPRQWSGTYEAIFSVERMETLGAAGLRHYLRTVDRMLASDGVAVIQSMVATSALEKTSREALDVMRAYVWPALEYPSVTAVRETTAKHTKLQVAAENHIGTHLAATLPLWRANFAARERQAAAAGFDAVFRRLWEFQLALHQALVETDQLDCVQFVFRPRST, translated from the coding sequence ATGCCGAATGTTGTTTTGCTAGTAACTTCGGGGGGACTAGGAGGTGTCCGCACAACAGTGGATCAGTACATCGATGAGGAGCGCTGGCCTAACCTGGCTGAGCCTCCCCGCACACGCTTCCAAGGCCTACGGGCACGCGATGTCACAGAGCGTCTCGAGGCCTTGTTGCAGGATCAGGGCGTATCGCTGCAATCCGGCAGTACGCCCAATATGGTCGTGCGCGATGGACTGGTCATCGATCGTATTGTCGCCGATGGGTGGCTCGGACTGGCTGAGGGGTACTTAGCCGCTGAGTGGACCGCGGAACCGCTCGTTGAGGTTCTCAAAGTGATCCTCTCGCAACCACTGGAGAGAAAAGCAAGTCACTTCCTTGGCCGCCTCGGGAGCAAGGATCGTCACGATTTCGGCGGTGTTCGCCCAGGGGAAATCCCGGAGGGGCTGGTGGAGCTCTACGCTGGTTCGACTCGGGCCACGGGTGCGGCGTTATTCGCTTCCTCATCCCGAACTTCGTCAACGGAAAGAGTGTCAGTTCAATCGGGATCGAGTTCCCGCACCACGGAATCCTGGCCGATCGATATCACCTATTTCGGGCAGCCCGATCCTGTCGAGCGCCAAGATTTAGATGCAGCGCAAATCCGCCGCATCGATGCGATGCTGGACGAGGCCGGTGTGCGCCCCGGCGATCGCGTTCTCGAGTTGCCTAGCTCTGGAGGGCAGCTCGCGGTGCAGGCGGCGCTCCGTGGTGCCAGTGTGGATGTGCTGACGAGCGACGAGGACCATGCCGATGCGGTCGAGGCTCGCGTCCGCGCCGCGGGCGTGGCGGGCGCTGTGCGTGTTGAACTCATCGATGGATCTATCCCTTCGCCACGCCAATGGTCAGGTACATACGAGGCCATCTTCTCTGTCGAGCGCATGGAGACCCTGGGTGCTGCGGGGCTTCGCCACTACCTTCGGACGGTCGATCGGATGCTGGCTTCTGATGGTGTTGCAGTGATCCAGAGCATGGTCGCCACTTCCGCACTGGAGAAGACCAGTAGGGAGGCTTTGGATGTCATGCGCGCCTATGTGTGGCCCGCTTTGGAGTATCCGAGCGTGACCGCCGTCCGTGAGACGACTGCGAAGCACACGAAATTGCAGGTAGCCGCCGAAAATCATATCGGCACACACCTTGCCGCGACCTTGCCTTTGTGGCGAGCAAACTTTGCAGCGCGTGAACGCCAAGCCGCAGCTGCCGGTTTCGACGCCGTGTTCCGCCGCCTATGGGAATTCCAGCTGGCCCTCCATCAGGCGCTCGTCGAGACCGACCAGCTGGACTGCGTGCAGTTCGTCTTCCGGCCACGATCAACATGA
- a CDS encoding PaaI family thioesterase, protein MTDEFEQKAGQAGAGTRDGVGQADAGTQDSVGQADPQAAKKTKMKALMLFQEAASVAVNEDLSPEMVEKINESNYSGLNLDSHLGVKYVAAGPKLVSVRLEVGDEHLQPWGVTHGGVYAALGESVGSVASYIAAGAGPAVMGTSNHTDFLRPSKKGDVIVTTATPEHIGRTTQLWRIEHRNEVTGKLVALTHLKTAVIADSKPNF, encoded by the coding sequence ATGACCGACGAGTTTGAACAGAAGGCCGGGCAGGCGGGTGCTGGCACGCGGGATGGTGTCGGGCAGGCGGATGCCGGCACGCAAGATAGTGTCGGACAGGCGGATCCTCAAGCTGCGAAAAAGACCAAAATGAAAGCACTCATGCTGTTTCAGGAGGCGGCGAGTGTTGCGGTGAATGAAGACCTGTCACCGGAGATGGTGGAGAAGATCAACGAGTCCAACTACTCGGGGCTGAACTTGGATTCCCACCTGGGAGTAAAGTATGTAGCCGCTGGTCCCAAGCTTGTTAGCGTGCGCTTGGAAGTTGGAGATGAGCACCTACAGCCGTGGGGAGTGACTCATGGTGGCGTGTATGCGGCGCTCGGTGAATCCGTGGGGTCGGTTGCTTCCTACATTGCTGCGGGTGCTGGACCGGCGGTGATGGGTACCTCTAACCACACGGACTTTCTGCGTCCGTCCAAGAAGGGGGACGTGATCGTCACGACTGCAACTCCCGAGCACATTGGCCGCACCACTCAACTGTGGCGAATTGAACACCGCAATGAGGTCACAGGCAAGCTTGTTGCCTTGACACACTTGAAGACCGCTGTGATCGCTGACTCCAAACCGAACTTTTAA